In Natronococcus occultus SP4, the following proteins share a genomic window:
- a CDS encoding sugar phosphate nucleotidyltransferase, which yields MGYSAVVLAAGEGKRLRPLTTHRPKPMLPAATKPILEHVFDALIDAGVTDITVVVGYRRTRVQSEFGPSYRDVPLTYVTQGKQLGSGHALLAAEQAVEGSTLVVNGDQLIDSRIIRDVVEAHDGESTAATLGLVRRADVTRYGGVLLEDGEVTEIVENPRDDRSYRLNAGVYAFEPAIFEAIRESEPRAGEQSLVDGIDTLLEDGTRVQGVVSEGTWIDATYPWDLLRIADDLLEAGEGRRIADSASVHESATVIEPVVIDDDCVVGPGAVVGPNVCLGENATVGSNVTLERSVVDTDTRVDNGATVRDCVTGRGVEIGPNSTVVGGPGDVEIGDRIHRETSLGAVLADHVRDEGGVTYEPGSVVGNGAVCHVGATVGGTLSAETEVWG from the coding sequence ATGGGATACTCCGCAGTGGTGCTCGCGGCAGGGGAGGGGAAACGCCTTCGGCCGCTGACCACCCACCGGCCGAAGCCGATGCTTCCGGCGGCGACGAAGCCGATCCTCGAACACGTGTTCGACGCGCTGATCGACGCCGGCGTCACCGACATCACGGTGGTCGTCGGCTACCGCCGTACCCGGGTGCAGTCCGAGTTCGGTCCGAGCTACCGCGACGTCCCCCTGACGTACGTCACGCAGGGGAAACAGCTCGGTAGCGGTCACGCACTGTTGGCCGCCGAGCAGGCCGTCGAGGGGTCGACCCTCGTGGTCAACGGCGACCAGCTGATCGACAGCCGGATCATCCGCGACGTCGTCGAGGCCCACGACGGCGAGTCGACGGCAGCGACGCTCGGACTCGTCCGGCGGGCCGACGTGACACGGTACGGCGGTGTCCTCCTCGAGGACGGAGAGGTCACCGAGATTGTCGAGAACCCCCGGGACGACCGGAGCTATCGGCTGAACGCCGGCGTCTACGCCTTCGAGCCGGCGATATTCGAGGCGATCCGCGAGAGCGAGCCCCGGGCGGGCGAGCAGTCGCTGGTCGACGGAATCGACACTTTGCTCGAGGACGGCACCCGGGTGCAGGGGGTCGTCTCGGAGGGGACCTGGATCGACGCCACCTACCCGTGGGACCTGCTGCGGATCGCCGACGACCTGCTCGAGGCCGGCGAGGGACGACGGATCGCCGACAGCGCGTCGGTCCACGAGAGCGCGACCGTCATCGAACCGGTCGTGATCGACGACGACTGTGTCGTCGGACCCGGCGCGGTCGTCGGCCCGAACGTCTGTCTGGGCGAGAACGCGACGGTCGGCTCGAACGTGACCCTGGAGCGCTCGGTCGTCGATACCGACACACGGGTCGACAACGGCGCCACGGTGCGGGACTGCGTGACCGGGCGCGGCGTCGAGATCGGCCCCAACTCGACGGTCGTCGGCGGTCCGGGCGACGTCGAGATCGGGGATCGGATCCACCGCGAGACCAGCCTCGGCGCGGTGCTCGCGGATCACGTCCGCGACGAGGGCGGCGTGACCTACGAGCCCGGATCGGTCGTCGGGAACGGCGCTGTCTGTCACGTCGGGGCGACAGTCGGGGGTACTCTCTCCGCAGAGACGGAGGTGTGGGGCTGA
- the glmS gene encoding glutamine--fructose-6-phosphate transaminase (isomerizing) has protein sequence MCGIIGYVGTDRSDAADVLLHGLSQLEYRGYDSAGIALADGRLDVHKREGELSALEDALAGADIGGQTTGIGHTRWSTHGPPSDRNAHPHTDADGRVAVVHNGIIENYQTLRDELAAEGVDFRSDTDTEVVPHLIAGFLEEGLDDEAAFRAAIERLEGSYAVAAVFEGSETVYAARNESPLVLGVADDGTYLASDVPAFIEYTDRVIYLEDGEFARLEGDEIAVTDAEGRTVETSIETIEWDPEDAGKSGYDHYMRKEINEQPAALRDCLRGRLDELSGRVTLEGFEDLELRRPVTLVACGTSYHAALFGVQLLREWGVPAQAFLASEFEADAVPIDTDSVVVGVTQSGETADTLRALREASAAGATTVAVTNVVGSSAARETDRVLYIRAGPEISVAATKTFASQQAALTMLAASLSDHRSRELVRELRSVPDRIQSVLDEDAAREVAATYADASAYFFIGRGYNYPVALEGALKMKEITYKHAEGFAAGELKHGPLALVTEQTPVFAIVTGDGRRAEKTIGNVKEVEARGTPVVAVTDGQSEVGRYADHVLEVPPAGEITSSMVANVQLQRVAYWTAHELGRSIDKPRNLAKSVTVE, from the coding sequence ATGTGCGGGATCATCGGCTACGTCGGCACCGACCGCTCGGACGCGGCCGACGTCCTGTTGCACGGGCTCTCCCAGCTCGAGTATCGCGGCTACGACTCGGCGGGGATCGCGCTCGCCGACGGCAGGCTCGACGTCCATAAACGGGAGGGCGAGCTCTCGGCGCTCGAGGACGCGCTTGCGGGCGCTGACATCGGGGGCCAGACGACGGGGATCGGCCACACCCGCTGGAGCACCCACGGGCCGCCGTCGGACCGCAACGCCCATCCCCACACCGACGCGGACGGTCGCGTCGCGGTCGTCCACAACGGGATCATCGAGAACTACCAGACGCTGCGCGACGAGCTCGCGGCCGAGGGCGTCGACTTCCGCAGCGACACCGACACCGAGGTCGTCCCCCACCTGATCGCCGGTTTCCTCGAGGAGGGGCTCGACGACGAGGCCGCCTTCCGGGCCGCGATCGAGCGCCTCGAGGGCAGTTACGCCGTCGCGGCCGTCTTCGAGGGCTCGGAGACGGTGTACGCCGCGCGCAACGAGTCGCCGCTGGTGCTTGGCGTCGCCGACGACGGCACCTACCTCGCCAGCGACGTGCCGGCCTTTATCGAGTACACCGACCGCGTGATCTACCTCGAGGACGGCGAGTTTGCCCGGCTGGAGGGCGACGAGATCGCCGTCACCGACGCGGAGGGACGGACCGTCGAGACCTCGATCGAGACCATCGAGTGGGACCCGGAGGACGCGGGCAAGAGCGGCTACGACCACTACATGCGCAAGGAAATCAACGAACAGCCCGCGGCGCTGCGGGACTGCCTGCGCGGTCGGCTCGACGAGCTCAGCGGTCGCGTAACCCTGGAGGGGTTCGAGGACCTCGAGCTGCGCCGACCCGTGACGCTGGTGGCCTGTGGCACGTCATACCATGCGGCGCTGTTCGGCGTCCAGCTGCTCCGGGAGTGGGGCGTGCCGGCCCAGGCGTTTCTGGCCAGCGAGTTCGAGGCCGACGCGGTGCCGATCGACACCGACTCGGTCGTCGTGGGCGTCACCCAGAGCGGCGAGACCGCAGACACCCTGCGCGCGCTCCGGGAGGCCAGCGCCGCCGGAGCGACGACGGTCGCGGTGACCAACGTCGTCGGCAGCTCGGCGGCCCGCGAGACCGACCGCGTGCTGTACATCCGGGCCGGACCGGAAATCAGCGTCGCGGCGACCAAAACGTTCGCCTCCCAGCAGGCCGCGCTGACGATGCTTGCGGCCTCGCTGAGCGACCACCGCTCGCGGGAGCTGGTCCGCGAGCTGCGGTCGGTTCCCGATCGGATCCAGTCGGTCCTCGACGAGGACGCCGCCCGCGAGGTCGCCGCGACCTACGCCGACGCCAGCGCCTACTTCTTCATCGGGCGCGGGTACAACTACCCCGTCGCCCTCGAGGGGGCGCTGAAGATGAAGGAAATCACGTACAAACACGCCGAGGGCTTTGCCGCGGGCGAGCTGAAACACGGCCCGCTGGCGCTCGTGACCGAGCAGACGCCGGTGTTCGCGATCGTCACCGGCGACGGGCGCCGCGCCGAGAAGACCATCGGGAACGTCAAAGAGGTCGAGGCCCGGGGAACCCCGGTCGTCGCCGTCACCGACGGCCAGTCCGAGGTCGGCCGCTACGCCGACCACGTCCTCGAGGTGCCCCCAGCCGGCGAGATTACGTCCTCGATGGTCGCGAACGTCCAGCTCCAGCGGGTCGCCTACTGGACGGCCCATGAGCTTGGTCGATCGATCGACAAACCCCGGAACCTGGCGAAAAGCGTCACGGTCGAGTAA
- a CDS encoding DUF5795 family protein translates to MSENRVVQGRMVTAEKLAELIEDDSVMEAESIADADTDCPDCGGDVLEVGYMPSVTEYVVGRKCQDCDWSETDRD, encoded by the coding sequence GTGAGCGAAAATCGCGTCGTTCAGGGACGAATGGTTACGGCCGAGAAACTCGCAGAACTGATCGAGGACGACTCCGTCATGGAGGCCGAATCGATCGCGGACGCCGACACGGACTGTCCCGACTGTGGCGGGGACGTCCTCGAGGTCGGCTACATGCCCTCCGTTACCGAGTACGTCGTCGGCCGGAAGTGTCAGGACTGCGACTGGAGCGAGACCGATCGGGACTGA
- a CDS encoding metal-dependent hydrolase, with translation MWPLGHAAIGYLCYTLATRTRFDRPPGQIAVLVLLFGTQFPDLIDKPLAWYLGVIPTGRTLAHSLLFLVPVSIAVYVLARRYGRAEYGFAFGLGALSHTLVDALPALWGGTDPSFLLWPALPVEGYESGAPSVTALFLESLGDPYFLSEFVLAALALAIWRRDGSPGLATLRALVDRVRSDRSAHGPN, from the coding sequence ATGTGGCCGCTCGGACACGCAGCAATCGGCTATCTCTGTTACACGCTCGCGACGCGAACGCGGTTCGATCGTCCGCCGGGGCAGATCGCCGTCCTCGTCTTGCTGTTTGGCACCCAGTTCCCGGACCTGATCGACAAACCCCTGGCGTGGTATCTGGGCGTGATCCCGACCGGGCGTACCCTCGCCCACTCCCTGCTGTTTCTGGTTCCCGTCTCGATCGCCGTCTACGTCCTCGCACGGCGGTACGGCCGCGCCGAGTACGGGTTCGCGTTCGGCCTCGGCGCGCTCTCTCACACGCTGGTCGACGCCCTCCCGGCGCTGTGGGGCGGTACCGACCCTAGCTTCCTGCTCTGGCCCGCGCTCCCGGTCGAGGGCTACGAGTCGGGCGCGCCGTCGGTGACCGCCCTCTTCCTCGAGTCGCTGGGCGATCCGTACTTCCTCTCGGAGTTCGTCCTCGCCGCCCTCGCGCTCGCAATCTGGCGCCGGGACGGCTCCCCCGGGCTCGCGACGCTCCGGGCGCTCGTCGACCGCGTCCGCTCCGATCGCTCCGCGCACGGACCGAACTGA
- a CDS encoding ABC transporter permease has product MSRLARLRAIVGLGLAQLRRSPGRTVLAIGGVVLAVLSVTLLAGLGIGVVETGQEQFDDAGRDIWITGGPAAGGENEVVDAPAIASDLREREDVGDVSTVALHDVYLGTDPDAVEPLTAVGVEGTHAHFEFEDGAGFDGALTADGEDAAAPTDVVVLDPETADRFDVGVGDTVYVGAGPGAVDAYTVVGIGSYYSQFLGTETATIPLPELQSMTGTAGADRASFVTVNLADGVDREAVADDVRADYPAYDVRTADDQFAAMLTDRLLLVAGGVALVGLSIVGGAALTANLFVLVAYQQRDALAALRAIGLSRGVLAGTVGVQGAVVGLLGGAIGVAATPALAAGLNALSTRLVGFERLVRTPLEVSALGFAVAVVVGTLVAIITGWQASRSATLESLDS; this is encoded by the coding sequence GTGAGCCGCCTCGCCCGGCTCCGGGCCATCGTCGGTCTCGGGCTCGCCCAGCTGCGCCGTTCCCCCGGTCGGACCGTCCTCGCGATCGGTGGCGTCGTCCTCGCGGTGCTGTCGGTGACGCTGCTGGCCGGCCTCGGGATCGGCGTCGTCGAGACGGGCCAGGAGCAGTTCGACGACGCCGGCCGCGATATCTGGATCACCGGGGGGCCCGCCGCAGGCGGCGAGAACGAGGTCGTCGACGCCCCGGCGATCGCGAGCGACCTGCGCGAGCGCGAGGACGTCGGCGACGTCTCGACGGTCGCGTTACACGACGTCTACCTCGGGACCGACCCCGACGCGGTCGAACCGCTCACCGCCGTCGGCGTCGAGGGGACCCACGCCCACTTCGAGTTCGAGGACGGCGCGGGGTTCGACGGCGCCCTGACCGCCGACGGCGAGGACGCCGCGGCGCCGACCGACGTCGTCGTCCTTGACCCCGAAACCGCGGATCGGTTCGACGTCGGCGTCGGCGACACCGTCTACGTCGGCGCCGGCCCCGGCGCCGTCGACGCCTACACGGTCGTCGGGATTGGCTCGTACTACTCGCAGTTCCTGGGGACCGAGACCGCGACGATCCCGCTACCCGAGCTGCAGTCGATGACCGGGACTGCGGGCGCGGACCGGGCCTCCTTCGTCACGGTCAACCTCGCGGACGGCGTCGACCGCGAGGCCGTCGCCGACGACGTCCGCGCCGACTACCCCGCCTACGACGTCCGCACGGCCGACGACCAGTTCGCGGCGATGCTGACAGACCGACTGCTGCTCGTCGCGGGCGGGGTCGCACTCGTCGGGCTCTCGATCGTCGGCGGTGCGGCGCTGACGGCGAACCTGTTCGTACTGGTCGCCTACCAGCAACGCGACGCGCTGGCGGCGCTGCGGGCGATCGGGCTCTCACGGGGAGTGCTGGCCGGTACCGTCGGCGTCCAGGGAGCGGTTGTCGGCCTCCTCGGCGGGGCGATCGGCGTCGCCGCGACGCCCGCACTCGCCGCGGGGTTGAACGCCCTCTCGACTCGGCTCGTCGGGTTCGAACGGCTCGTACGGACGCCTCTCGAGGTCTCGGCCCTCGGGTTTGCCGTCGCCGTCGTCGTCGGGACCCTCGTCGCGATCATCACCGGCTGGCAGGCGAGTCGCTCGGCGACCCTCGAGAGCCTCGACTCCTGA